One Prunus dulcis chromosome 7, ALMONDv2, whole genome shotgun sequence DNA segment encodes these proteins:
- the LOC117634425 gene encoding apyrase 2-like, which yields MLKRPGGRGIGMGNPQYDSFSDKMYRYRSVLLVISVPLLLLTMVLYVMPGGGGGGGELSTTVTTNRNHRKLPPKTSYAVIFDAGSSGSRVHVFCFDHNLQLLPIGKDLELFLHVEPGLSFYAKDPRSAAESLTGLLDKAESAVPKDLRSFTPVRVGATAGLRALEGDASDRILQAVRDLLKERSSLSSKPDSVTVIDGTQEGSFQWVTINYLLGNVGKKYSDTVGVVDLGGGSVQMAYAISEADAAKAPRLSDGDDSYVREMTLKGTKYNLYVHSYLHYGLLAARAEILKVSDDSGNPCILAGYDGSYKYGGQIYKASASSSGSSVEGCMTLAMKALKVNEATCTHMKCTFGGVWNGGGGDGQRNLFVASFFFDRAAEAGFVNPNEPVAKVRPGNFEEAAKRACETKLEDAKSAYPDVKQDNLPFLCMDLVYQFTLLVNGFGLDPWQEITLVKKVKYNNALVEAAWPLGSAIEAVSSL from the exons ATGCTCAAGCGTCCCGGCGGAAGAGGAATCGGCATGGGCAATCCCCAATACGACTCCTTCTCCGACAAAATGTACAGATACAGGAGCGTCCTCCTCGTCATCTCTGTCCCTCTCCTTCTCCTCACCATGGTGCTCTACGTCATGCccggcggcggcggcggagGCGGCGAGCTGTCCACCACCGTCACCACCAACCGCAACCACCGCAAGCTGCCTCCCAAGACCTCTTATGCCGTGATCTTTGACGCCGGCAGCTCCGGCAGCCGCGTCCACGTCTTCTGCTTTGACCACAACCTCCAGCTCCTCCCCATCGGCAAGGATCTCGAGCTCTTCCTTCATGTCGAGCCTGGCTTGAGCTTTTATGCCAAGGACCCTCGCTCTGCTGCCGAGTCCCTCACTGGGCTTCTGGACAAGGCCGAAAGCGCTGTCCCAAAAGACCTGCGCTCCTTCACTCCCGTCCGCGTTGGGGCTACTGCTGGCTTGAGGGCTTTGGAGGGCGATGCTTCTGACCGCATTCTCCAAGCC GTTCGGGATCTgctgaaagaaagaagcagCCTCAGCTCCAAACCCGATTCGGTCACTGTTATTGATGGAACTCAAGAGGGTTCCTTCCAGTGG GTGACAATAAACTATCTACTAGGAAATGTTGGGAAGAAATATTCAGATACTGTTGGTGTAGTCGATCTTGGGGGTGGATCTGTTCAAATGGCTTATGCCATTTCAGAGGCAGATGCCGCAAAGGCACCGAGGTTATCAGATGGAGATGATTCGTATGTAAGAGAAATGACTCTTAAAGGAACAAAATATAACCTCTATGTTCACag TTACTTGCATTACGGGTTACTAGCAGCTCGAGCTGAGATTTTAAAGGTTTCTGACGATTCTGGCAACCCCTGCATCTTAGCTGGATATGATG GTTCTTACAAATATGGAGGACAAATTTATAAAGCGTCGGCTTCCTCATCTGGATCAAGTGTTGAGGGGTGCATGACGTTAGCTATGAAGGCACTCAAAGTAAATGAAGCAACATGTACCCACATGAAGTGCACCTTTGGCGGGGTATGGAACGGTGGAGGAGGGGATGGACAACGGAACCTTTTTGtagcttcatttttctttgacaGAGCTGCTGAG GCTGGCTTTGTTAACCCAAACGAACCTGTTGCCAAAGTTCGCCCTGGGAACTTTGAGGAGGCAGCTAAGCGTGCTTGTGAAACTAAACTTGAGGATGCTAAATCCGCTTATCCAGATGTTAAGCAAGACAATCTGCCGTTCTTGTGCATGGATCTTGTTTACCAATTTACATTGCTTGTAAATGGATTTG GTCTAGATCCGTGGCAAGAGATTACATTGGTGAAGAAGGTCAAGTATAATAACGCCTTGGTTGAAGCAGCATGGCCACTAGGCAGTGCCATAGAGGCTGTGTCCTCATTATAA
- the LOC117634608 gene encoding pentatricopeptide repeat-containing protein At5g15010, mitochondrial, which produces MMRNMARIKSLYTILLHKPTPSHASVFMSIAAAFALKQVPALSSAPTHSFTPEVFLWSSSTSSPHSKLQSSDDGSSTANSKFVARHDDVDDDDQDLDDGNLRLSGSRRGDEGLAGDVKSIVNILSLRKSLGSEMTRKLDECCIAASSELVVEVLSRVRNDWESAFAFFLWAGKQPGYAHSLREYHCMISIMGKMRKFDTAWGLIDEMRGLSLVTPHTLLIMIRKYSCVHDVGKAINTFYAYKRFNLVAGMDDFHGLLSALCRYKNVQEAEQLLFCNRNVFPFNTKSFNIILNGWCNIIVSPREAERVWTEMSKRGVVHDAVSYSCLISCYSKASNINRVLKLFDRMKAMKIEADRKVYNALIYALGKRRLLKEAINLVKTMQDKGIAPNVVTYNSLIKPLCKAGKIDEARHILDDMLQRGHLPTIQTYHAFFRILRTGEKVFELLEMMKYTGCHPNTDTYIMLIRKFCRWRQLDHVFKLWSEMSENGVNPDRSSYIVLIHGLFLNGKLEEAYKYYMEMKEKQYLPEPRTEEMLQSWLSGKQISTFQTTDKEGNQLDCSQPDMKTNVISNKSHQEKDFLRQPETRKVVRERGFSFWEQ; this is translated from the coding sequence ATGATGCGAAACATGGCCAGAATAAAATCCCTGTATACGATTTTGCTACATAAACCAACGCCTAGCCATGCCTCTGTTTTTATGTCCATTGCTGCTGCCTTTGCCTTGAAGCAAGTCCCGGCTTTATCTTCAGCTCCAACGCATTCTTTTACTCCGGAGGTCTTCCTTTGGTCTTCTTCTACTAGCAGCCCACACTCGAAGTTGCAGAGCTCAGATGATGGCAGTTCCACAGCTAATAGCAAATTTGTTGCCCGTCATGATGATGTTGACGACGACGACCAGGACTTAGACGACGGCAACTTGAGACTCTCCGGTTCACGTAGGGGTGATGAGGGTCTTGCTGGAGATGTAAAAAGCATTGTGAATATATTAAGTCTGCGAAAATCGTTGGGGTCTGAGATGACAAGGAAGCTTGATGAATGTTGCATAGCAGCCTCATCAGAGCTGGTGGTGGAAGTTCTTTCACGCGTTCGCAACGATTGGGAATCGGCATTTGCCTTCTTCCTCTGGGCTGGAAAGCAGCCAGGCTACGCTCATTCGCTGCGCGAATATCATTGCATGATCTCCATTATGGGCAAAATGAGAAAGTTTGACACTGCCTGGGGTTTGATTGATGAAATGAGAGGTTTGTCACTTGTCACTCCTCACACTCTCTTGATCATGATTAGAAAATATTCTTGTGTACATGATGTTGGGAAGGCTATCAACACTTTCTACGCTTATAAACGCTTTAACTTGGTGGCTGGGATGGATGACTTCCATGGCCTTCTCTCCGCCCTTTGCCGCTACAAAAATGTACAAGAAGCTGAGCAATTGCTATTCTGCAACAGAAATGTCTTCCCCTTTAACACCAAGAGCTTTAACATTATCCTCAATGGTTGGTGCAATATCATTGTAAGTCCCCGTGAGGCCGAGAGAGTTTGGACTGAGATGAGCAAGAGAGGTGTTGTGCACGATGCTGTCTCGTATTCATGTCTCATATCTTGCTATTCAAAAGCCTCTAACATTAACAGGGTGCTCAAGCTCTTCGATCGGATGAAGGCAATGAAGATTGAGGCGGATAGGAAAGTTTACAATGCACTCATTTACGCTCTTGGAAAGCGCAGGCTCCTGAAAGAGGCTATCAATCTCGTGAAAACAATGCAAGACAAGGGTATTGCTCCCAATGTTGTCACTTATAACTCGCTCATCAAACCTCTCTGCAAGGCCGGGAAAATTGATGAGGCTAGACACATCCTTGATGACATGTTGCAGCGAGGCCATCTTCCCACAATTCAGACTTACCATGCCTTCTTCCGTATTTTGAGGACTGGAGAGAAAGTGTTTGAGCTGTTGGAGATGATGAAATACACAGGTTGCCACCCAAATACTGATACCTACATAATGTTGATTCGAAAATTTTGTCGATGGCGCCAGCTTGATCACGTGTTCAAGTTGTGGAGTGAAATGAGTGAGAATGGAGTCAATCCTGATCGTAGCTCATATATTGTGCTGATACATGGGCTCTTTTTGAATGGAAAGTTGGAGGAAGCCTACAAATATTATATGGAGATGAAAGAGAAACAGTATTTACCAGAACCAAGGACAGAAGAGATGCTTCAGTCATGGCTGTCTGGTAAGCAGATTTCCACATTCCAGACAACTGATAAAGAAGGGAATCAACTGGACTGTAGTCAGCCAGACATGAAAACTAATGTAATATCCAATAAATCTCATCAGGAAAAAGATTTCCTTCGGCAACCTGAAACTAGGAAAGTTGTAAGGGAGCGggggttttctttttgggagCAGTAG
- the LOC117635802 gene encoding NAC transcription factor 29: MMKNPESSLPPGFRFHPTDEELILHYLTKKVASTPLPVSIIAEVDIYKFDPWELPAKAAFGEKEWYFFSPRDRKYPNGARPNRAAASGYWKATGTDKTIVASLGGRQNVGVKKALVFYKGRPPKGIKTNWIMHEYRLPENPNNYTTTTKTMKLKDLSMRLDDWVLCRIYKKSNVSSSAAVPPIDHEEEVEEEEDFLHDVLLPSLKSPLPGLGHNMSTNNTDLKPQKSSSFSNLLDAMDYSLLTSFLADGQYSNPTGTGLQSTPNRFPCSGTTGVDQKPLFINDYSNISSSSSSSNSHLLQKLPQFNGLNLPGIPSTENRLKRHDHPIADDHGLLYPSKKYVNSNCSFNNATIQSDNISQGHLLNHSLLNHQQLVLSSPQFQFQG; the protein is encoded by the exons atgatGAAAAACCCAGAATCAAGCCTGCCACCAGGGTTTAGGTTCCACCCTACAGATGAAGAGCTCATCCTTCACTACCTTACAAAGAAGGTGGCCTCCACACCCTTACCCGTTTCCATCATCGCGGAAGTTGATATCTACAAGTTTGATCCATGGGAATTACCAG CCAAAGCTGCGTTTGGTGAGAAAGAATGGTACTTCTTTAGTCCTAGAGATCGCAAGTACCCGAATGGCGCAAGGCCAAACAGGGCAGCCGCGTCAGGGTACTGGAAGGCAACAGGAACAGATAAGACGATTGTGGCGTCATTAGGAGGACGCCAGAACGTTGGTGTGAAGAAGGCTCTTGTCTTCTACAAGGGAAGACCCCCTAAAGGAATCAAGACCAACTGGATCATGCATGAATATCGCCTTCCAGAGAATCCAAACAActacaccaccaccaccaaaaccATGAAGCTCAAAGATTTATCCATGAGG ttgGATGATTGGGTTCTCTGTCGAATCTACAAGAAGTCCAACGTCTCAAGTTCAGCAGCGGTGCCGCCAATCGATCATGAAGAagaagttgaagaagaagaagattttcTCCATGATGTCCTGTTACCAAGCCTGAAAAGTCCCCTTCCCGGCCTCGGTCACAACATGAGTACTAATAATACTGATCTCAAGCCCCAGaaatcttcttccttctccaaCTTACTAGACGCCATGGACTACTCATTACTCACTAGTTTTCTGGCGGATGGCCAATACTCTAACCCAACTGGAACCGGACTCCAATCAACTCCGAATAGGTTTCCCTGTTCCGGGACTACTGGTGTAGACCAGAAACCGTTGTTCATTAATGACTATTCCAatatcagcagcagcagcagcagcagcaacagtcATTTGCTTCAAAAGCTCCCTCAATTCAATGGTTTGAACTTGCCAGGAATCCCAAGCACCGAAAACCGGCTCAAGCGCCATGATCATCCAATTGCAGATGATCATGGTCTACTATACCCATCAAAGAAATACGTCAATTCTAATTGCAGTTTCAATAACGCAACGATTCAGTCCGACAATATCTCTCAAGGACACTTACTCAACCATTCATTGTTGAATCATCAGCAATTAGTATTGAGTAGTCCTCAGTTCCAGTTTCAAGGataa